DNA sequence from the Salminus brasiliensis chromosome 3, fSalBra1.hap2, whole genome shotgun sequence genome:
CTTCAGTCTGCTGCCCAATCAGAAAATGACACGCATGACTTTGTGAATCCGGGAACTCGCTGGAAGAACAAAAGCTGCTTTTGGCTGCAGACTGGTAACCAGGCAACAGAGGGAGTCAGGAAACACACAGGCCGGTTCCCTCTAGGCCCCTCCTTACGGCATATGAACCAGGGCTGCTTACTTTCACCTTTAGTTTCAGGTGAATCACACAAGCATGGTGCACTTTGAGTAAGTCTGCATTCTTGAAATTAATGTgcccaaagggttctttgaagggTTCTTAGAGCAGATAATTTAATAATTCAATTTTTTCACAAATAAACATCATTTTGCAGCATTCCTCTTGGTCTATTCATCCTAAATATGTTGAAAGTTAAAATACTAATTTATACAAATTATATATTAAGAAGTAACAAACATATATGCcagttttattttttgcacAACAGTAGTGAAAGCTAGTGTGTAGATTTTAGTCAGCAATAGCAGAaattcttcaagggttctttggaataattccacagaaaaacacatttggtgGTGTCAAATGGGATTTTGTAGAGACAGAAgtgttcacaatgatggtgaacAGACCCAGGCATTTGAAAAATGTAACGCCTCTGAAAGTTTCTTCACAGAAAGTAATCACGTGGACTAATTATGACTGTTTTGGCCAATACACTGTTTCATGGTAGTCTTACCAAAAAACTGTATTGAACTCTTTCACACCCTGCAGTGCACTAATGCCCTGTCCATGGAATATTCCTGCCTAGCGAACAATGATTTAAGGTTTTCTCCAGGCCATTACGACCCTGATCATGAACAAGCGGAAAAGacgatggacagatggatggacgaaGTGTGATTGACACATCAACTCACATGGATCAATCAGTTGGATTAGATGAAATCTCTGTTAAAGTGATCATCCAGCAATTTCAACCCAATGTCTATATGCTGCATCTGCAGCATGTGGTCGTTTACCATTGACAATAATTTAAACACTTGATTCTGTGTTTAGCTAAAAACCAGAAACTCATTGACTCACCACACATTGCCTATTGTCTCCTTTTATAGGTGAGGTTTGTGTCTACAATTTTTCTGATAAGGTTAAGAGCTCCCTTTGAATGTGAATGCATGGACTTTATTCTCCACTGTAGTTCTATGTTTGGACTCTAGTTCATTGCAAATATATTGCAAATATTAGTCTGTTACAAGTGAGGATGTCAAAACAAGGGGATGTAGAGCAGTTTCTTTAATTTATTCAAAAAGTACATTAGATGAAAGCTAGTCTTTAAAGGTTGACAGTAACAGAATTTCAAAAAGAACATGTTCGGAGATTTACAGTGCGTTTCTTTACATCAGTAAACAGAACAACAGACAAACTCTCAGCGAGGAGAACATCCACTCTTGAATCACAGCTATGCTGGACTTCTTCACAGCTCTGTTTTCAGGAACTTCGTGGCTCTCATCATGTTGCTCAACACTGCagataaaatgtaaaagaaacattattattatccaGACAAAATACacttattatttcatttaccaTTGTATTATACCTCATAGCATAAAATCAGTCACCACTGAATTACAGTCCTGAAAAAGAGCAGCTTTTTAGACTTACAGAGTTCTATGTCACTTGGCTCATAGGCGTACATGCGGTTGGAGTAGCGGCCAGTGATGTCAGCACGAACAGTCATGGAGGGGTCTGTAGAAAGGCAGACGGGTGATTTTTAATTTAGTTATTCTTTTAAGGGGGTAAGGTCACATACCAATGCTTAGTAACTCGGAACACCCCAAAGTTCTGGGGTGTGGTACACACTCACCAACAAAGATAATTCTGGGAACATACTGGCCATCAGGTGACAGGTGTTTGTCAGTGGTTTCATACTGTAGAGAAAGGACATCTTTAACATGGATCCACAAGCATTCACACAGCATTACTGTTATCattaatgtgtcattttcactGTATCCGTATAAAATTAGCTAATAACTCACCACCAGGTTCAGGAGAATGAAATCATCATCAGCCAGCTTCTGGATTTTCTTATCCTCAGCAAAGGCCTTCTTCAGAGCTGATGAAGGAACAGAATACATGTGCTTAATGCTAGAACTCATGATGCATGAAAAATCACTACAACTCAATAAAGCCCATTGGAAGCTGAAGTTGCCAAAGTTAATACAAccattttctcattttccacAAGAACCATACAAATGTTGGTTTAAAAGAACCATATATGGAAGAATAAAGTtacacaaatgttttttttttttaggactaGTGACCATAAATGTTGAACCCTGTTCAAAAAGGTCACTGAGAGTGTTCATAAGTCATTTGTGTTCATAAAATCGCAATTTTCAGCACAATCACTGGTCATGAAATGCATAAAGAGCATGATGACTCAACACTGAAGTTGAGGGCCTGAGGATAAGGCTGACTTATGAGCTGGAGTTAAGGTCTTACCCTGGCTGTGTGGGCAGTTCTCCAGGTGGAAAATGACCATAAGAGGCTTGTTCCTAAGGAAATAGTTACAGATTAGAAACATTCAGCCACAATCATATCCACACCTGGAAAAAATGGGAAATAAGGGTTCCTCACTAAAAGCAATGATTTTATTTAGACCCATGACAActccaagaaccatttgtaTGCTTGAATGAATGTGTCTGGTTAAGTGGATCTACAAGGAAAACCTCTGCTATAAAGCTTACTTAGGTAGTATGCTGACTTTTTAGAGCTTCTTGTACTTGTCACAAATTTTAGAGCAAAGTAGAGCATTCTTCCATTTTCTCTTTATCTTGCCAGTCAAATTAAACTGTTTACCAATATGACAATCTGTCTTTCTGGATGGACCAGTACCGCCCATTAGGTTAAGACAGTTGAACTTGTCAGTCTGGGTGTGATCAGCTCAAGCCAAGCAAGAAAGTTGCCTACATTAAGACATGCCTCTCTTAATTGCCTGTGTTCATTTTACCATGATATCTGAATGTTCAAATGTACACCCTCTGTCGCCCAATCACGTATCAGTTAGTGTTAAGTCTTGACTAAGACTCTGACACCCTATACtttcactacagtacagtagctTTATACTTTTGTGCTGAGTATGTGCTTCCAGAAGATGTAAGACCAAAGCTGAAGGAATCAGCGTCATGACCGATCAAAGGCACAGTGTGCCAGCAAAGCAAACATCACTCACTTTGAGCGTGCCCAGAAGAGCGCCTCCTCATAGGTCTGAGCCCAGATCAGCTGATCACCCCATCCTAAGAAGGAATAAGAGCAAACTCAAAACGACTTTCCACAAGATGAGATCTTATGCTGCTGTTTGCAGAAGAATGACGATTTAACAAGAAGGAAATACATGAACAACCAGTCTGGTCACATCCTGTCACTGAAGAAAAAAACTCACCTCTGGAGAGAGTCTGAGGAAcccttttctccttcttctctggcTTGTTGGTGACTGGGTTCTTCTCAGGCTTCCCCAAGGCTGAGGTCACGGCCACCAGGACCAAGAGTACTGACAGTAATCCTTTAATCATCTTTTCAAGCTGCTCGAAAGAGATCAAATCATACTGCTGTTAGAGGGCTGCAGTAAACGCTGACATATTTCCATTCTTCAAAGTTGGCTCAGAATAACAACCCTGCTGAACTGCTGATACTCTCTTGAAAGCATTACATTTCCTCGAGTGTTTGGGCATGTCAGAGAAAGTAGCTGTGCAGTACAAAAAGCACAAAAGTGAAAAGGCTTTGCAGCTGCGGTGTGTCCTCACCTGTTCTCTGGCTTTTCCTCAGCCTGTGCTTAGACTCGGTCTCCTGGTCCTGCTGTGGTGCTACCTTTCACCTGAGCTGTATTTATACACCTGAGCACCAGCATGTCCCGccctcttctctgctcttctggaaTGCGTGATTCCACACCTTGGTCGACTTCAGCGCTACGTTGGGATTGTTCCCATTTCTATTTACATTACTTTTTATTTACAAACCTCCTTTTATTTGTTCAGAAACCATCAGCAGGACAACAGTGGAGGCTAATGGGCTTGTGGTGGCCAGTGGTTCCTCAAAGAGTTTAAAAGGCTAAATAAATTGATTGATTTTAGTCCATTTTGGCTTGGACCCAAGGACAGGTCAGCATTATGTCATGAAATTCACTCCAAAGCTTGAATGATTAGGCCTTTTGTGATTGGCTCTTGTTGTACGCATGACGTCAGATGTCTCACATTAATGGGCTTTCATTGAAGACTTGGTGAAATTATGACGTGTTATTCTGAGTGAGAAAACCTAGCCTATGTACAGTCTAATGCATACAGCTGAGCTGATGTACCTCAGTTATGTGCGAGCAGATTTTAAACATCGTTAAATTGCTCTTACTAAAGCCGAAGCAAGAGGCATTGAGTGGAGGGCACCGGAAGGAAATGGGTTGATCTGGCCTGGGAAGTTTCTAGATGATTTCTGCAGCTATTGACCACAGTGGACATTCTCTCCAATCTTCACTGCTAACTGCATTTATTTGTGCTTAATTTAGAGCTGGATAATAACTACATGCACCCAGTTCTAGAACCTCAAGCAGCAGTATGATTTTATTGTCCTGAACATTTTTACTAAAATCTACTTTTTATGGAGTTACACTGTAGTCATTAACATTTAGTTACATTTAGTTTGTTTGATGTCTGATATTAGCCATTAGTTTCAGACCAAAAAGATCCAGAAGAACGGAGAAGAACAAGGTTCATGCTCATAGATAGTGGTTGTACTAAGAAGGTCCACTGCAGTTCTATACATTTCTCAGTATGTGCTCAGTTTTTGTATGCATTCTTTCACAGAATTAAGTACAGACTTTAGGGTACTCTAAACACCTCTGGGCAAAAcgagtctctctccctctatctggTAAAACACTGGGTGTGTTTTATGTACAGACTGTTTAATGCGCTCACGTCCGCGGCCCTTGGCTGGAAACCGCTGCTGAAAGCCCATCCCATCACTCATACACTCCTGCAGGATAGGGCACTAAAAAAGGAAGTTGGCCAATTGTTAACACAAAGAAAGACTGACGTGTCCTTAAAACTGCTGAGTCGTCAGGAACACAAAGTTGATGCtgttttgggtttgttttttcatatttgtttccCTAAACATTGTATATTAAAAGCACTGGCTCTCCTAGAACTGTATGGTCAGTTTGAGGCAGGTTCAGCTGCATTATCTACATTTTGTTGATGCAACAACATACAATACagtatatagacacacacataaaatACCACCAATACAAtattgaaaatgacacaaaaaaatgagtaaaataaatacaaaaataaaatgaaaagtgCCAAATATGCTTTTCAGAGTAAAACCATTTCCCTGCCTGTCTAGCCATGATTAATATTTCTTGTCAACTGAGTACATGTGGACAGGCTGACTGTTAGGAGTTgggtaataacaataataatgtaacGATTCATTAGTTATTGTCCCTAGAACCACACACCCAGTTTTAGAACCAAGCGATCTAAATTCTTGAAGTACAGAATATAAACAGAACTAAATAGCAGCTAAAATCAAATATTACAGTGTGCAACAATCTGTGATACTGCTCCTGTTAGAGCTACAGTGGACTACAGCAGGCTCTTATTTAATGTAATAGAACCTGTTTCATAACAGTTGATACGGCAAACATGGTGGAATTTAGTAAAATGATCAATTGTGGGTTATGAGCACAGGCAATCCTTCTCACTTCACAGTGAACGAGGGCCTAGCTGAGCACATCCTCAGCAATTCGCCTCTCTGAGGGAATAAAGATGTGATTCAGGCCTGACAAAGCTGCTCCTTCCTTGCTGGAGCTGCGGGATAATGTGACTGCTGCAGATCAATGGCGTCTTTGTCCAGAGCTCAAACGACACCAGGCCGAACGAACAAGCTTTTACACCGCTGTGTCCCTCTGTCCTTCAGGAAAATGTTTGTCTTTTCCTTTCATTTGTGGTGAAAGATGACAGCGTGGCTTCTTTAGGCTGGTGTAAAAGGAAAGGACGTCTCCCTGGAGGGAATGAGTACGGCCTCAGTTCAGAGAAAAAGCTCTCTGCACTTCATATATTTGACATGGATTGGAGCAATCTAGTGTAAGCACATGGCTTCTGGTAAATTAGTGTTTCTTTTAAATAGATATTAGATCACAGAAAAAGGCATACATAGACCCTGAGGAAATGTGTGTCCCCAAAATTTGGTCACCCTACACAAAGAGTGGAAACCATTGCCAGAAGTACTTTCCCTGAATGTTCTTTTGACATGTACTGTGGCCAGAGCCACCTGTAGGTCCCGTAATGAcattataggattgttggagatttcttTACACATCTTCTTGTCTGCTCTATGGCTCAACTAGGATGGCCCgacctggccatgctggcaCTTATTTCACttgtacattttaatttttttggacagaggaacggctgatttctaattgtttctAAAATTCTTCCTCAGGATCATCTGCACCTacaacatttcttcagttttattagTTTAATTATATCAGCTCCCAGTGCTgcttaaatgaagatcaaacaTCCATGTTTTttcaatatattattaaaatacttTGCATGCGATGTCTTAAATTTGCTTGTATGCTTGTATTTAGCTGGTCTGGACATGTATTAAGCCCAGTCTAGgcctaaattaaaatataagcAGCGACTAATGCATGTAGAGAAATCCATATATCAATTGGTAATTATAAATAAAGAGTTTTATTCTGAATTCATTTCATCAAAACATTTCATAACTTTTTAATAGTTATTTATTAGTTTAGCAGTTTTTATTAGTTATTACACATAAATAGTGACAAATACATATTTTCAGTCTCTAATTAAACAGTAGAAGGAATTGTCATATAGCTCTGAAATATGTTGTGTGGAAAAATCCAGGCCCAACATTTTATtacactgaaaaagaaaaagattaaaCTGTCCTTTGATCTAATTATTGTAGTAGTTTATGAACTACACtgactcatacacacacatttaggtAAACATCTACATTTAGTCTACATTTAAGATTCATTTTGGCTCAAGAAAAAACTTGTAGTCCAATCAATTCTGGTCCTGAGGGCCGGAATCCAGCCGTTTGCGGGTCTCTCtgttcacacacaaacaaagcctGGTCATTAACTGGTGCTGTACTTATGACCCCTGCTGTAGTCTACTGCCTATTGTCGGGTCCGTCATCTTAGCTTACTTGCCAAATATCTCTCTCTCGTAATATACATTGAACTGGAATTCTGTCCACATCTAGGAGCAACATTTATCAACTATTTATCAAAAGAGTCTATTTATAAGATCTGCTCACATAATCTCATTCATTTGGGTCATAAACAGGTTTCTAAACTATCACTACcatggaaatgtgtgtttttataaaccTTCTCAAAATAGGTTttgctgatctaggatcagacTCCTGTCATATCCACAAAAACATCAATGACAAGAAACAGACCCCAGGTCAGCACAGAAGTCAGCGCCCTGAGGGCCGACCAGGTGTGTGGGTTACGTTATCAGTTGAGTGCTGAGGTGTCCTTAACCGCTTTCTCTACTTGGGCAAAAGCTCTCCTAACGTCAGGTCAATATTTGTGTTTGAGGGCGGAGTGCTGAGGCTATTCCTGTTCACACATCACTCCAGTCGTTTTTTGCCCAGTCCCGCCCTGAGAACACGGATGTGTTTGACAGGAATGCAAAAGGCAGGATCTGATTGGGGGAGCCGGACACAGTTCAGACAAATCTATTGGCTATCCTCACTGGCAGGTGCAGAAAGCCTAAGTAGGTCTGCTAGTTCCTGAAACAATGCAGTTTTTGGAAGTTACAAAGCAAACAATGAGAGTGAGCATTACTAACTATTTAGGGTTAATCAGTGGTTGCAATACAGGCCAGAGACATTCAGCGTCATGAAACATTTCTGTGTCTCAGTACCACCAAGACATCAGAGCTACCAAGAAATACAACAGTTCTGAGGCCAGACTCTAAAAAGAAATTCTCCTTAGATGTGCTTTTTCTGAACTTCATActtagaatatatatttttttgtaagaacaattcttaaatattttcttaaccttAGGATAACCCCACATTTATCTAACACTAAGTGTTCAGAGCCTCTGAAATAATGAGTTGAAATAGCTGAATTAATAAAACTAATGTCTAATTGAACTGGAATAACTGTGGAGATTGTTCAGCACTGTTCATTATGTCTCTACAATCataatggcttttcagtgtccCGCCACAGTTCTCCTATTTTCAAAGGAggattttttccttttttccatttttgattttctgtttttttctctgtttttgctgtttttgctgttcactgcatggatttaactgaataattaaaaattaCAAATGTGTCTCACGTTGTCAATAATAAGCTGTAATATGCAGCAATAAAGACGTCATTATAAACAGCTACATTAAAGAAGTGCAAAAATCCTCTCACGATAATATAGATTTTTTCTAgacatttaaaaacaatgtGCCTCAGTCAGCAACCCTTCTTCAGAAGAAACCCACTTACACAGTTTCCACAAAagttctgacattcaccaatgttttgTTTGTGATTTGCTTGATTTACGAGGACAATGTGATTCTTATAAGTGAACAGATGTGAACAATTCTAcagttataaaaataaaaaaacatcatgaatctgatctCAAAAACAAATTTAAGGAAAGTCTTGAGAAGATACTGGTGAATGAGACCCATTCTTATGAACATCTTGGTGTTTAAGGATTCTTGGTGTTTAAGCCATTGTGAATGTGGCCCCATGAGTTTAGTGCAATACTATAGGAAGATGACAAAATCCTGCACCTGTGGTTACACAGAGCCCCAGTCCATGTGTTTCCTTCTCCCACACTCCAATCATGCACTACATCTTAAGCTCCTTCAGGTAGGCAGGTCCCTTTGTAAGCATTCCACTAAAATAACCCCACTTCCATTATCATCTCTCTAATTCCTCCATTTCCGTTAGCATCTGTCGTTACATTTAGGCTGTTTGCAGTGAAAATACAGGAAAATGACCCTCACTAATAAGAAATTCAtgaaacatttctttaaaatgagaATTATTACAAAAACAAGAACTAGAAATcattttataacatttattAATACATGTAGAAAAAACCTTTACAGATatttgtgttataaatgtgtgtttatgcacTATACTCTGGcccatagacacacacacacacacacctctctaaCGCAAATCAAACCTCTTGTGGATAGaggtaaaaagaaagaaaatgatcaGACAATCATTctatgaaaataaaaacaggaGAAGAATGAACCAAACGGAAAAATACATAGTCCCACAAGAGACACAAAGGCCACTGTTTTCACAGAAAACGCTCTGAATAATATTGGCCTAGAGAGTGGTTGCAAGCCCAGGCGAGGCCCCGACGAACACTGATGGACAAGGAGATGCACGACTCAATGGCGCCCCCCATCGAGGCACGGTCAGACCCCACAGTCGTACTTCACAGCTGAGAATGTGACTGCATGAATACACATGCACAATGTGTgcgcacacatacacgcacCGAATGAAATGATCGCATCGAGACGTGTCTGAAGAAACTAATGACTCAATCATCCTGATTGTCGCACTACCGATCAGCtgatttttctttcctttttaaatAAGTTTGGTTTATGAGGCTCAGCCAAATTATTCAACAGTGTTGTAAAACAACTGATGTGCTTCCCATCATTACCAGTGTCGAATAATAAAAGTCTTAGTACTGAATGGTACAGGCAGTTGCAGTATGTCCAACATGGCTCAATGCTCCAGTTCGTACAGCATGAGCCTGAGTCGAGCTCTGTATCAGCCAGGCAAGTGAGTACACAACTGCCTGGCTAACTGGCTAACATAGCATTGTATACCACAACAGATTTAAGGTGCTTTTTAAGTcaagggaggggaaaaaaaaaaaaaggaaaaaaaaagaaaaatatgaatCATCCCTCCTTTACAACAGAGGTCCCATGGCAACATATTCCGTCTTCTGAGGTTCTGTAGTGCTGGACCAAAtgctaaataaaaaagcaaaggGGACCACtggagaaaacaaacaaacaaacaagaatcAAAATGTAGAAATAGTGGTCATAGAGAGTGGATGGGATGGGCACAATCTTCAGCAGTCTCAAGTCACTGTACATGTGGT
Encoded proteins:
- the agr2 gene encoding anterior gradient protein 2 homolog encodes the protein MIKGLLSVLLVLVAVTSALGKPEKNPVTNKPEKKEKRVPQTLSRGWGDQLIWAQTYEEALFWARSKNKPLMVIFHLENCPHSQALKKAFAEDKKIQKLADDDFILLNLVYETTDKHLSPDGQYVPRIIFVDPSMTVRADITGRYSNRMYAYEPSDIELLLSNMMRATKFLKTEL